The region TCATAGTCCTCTTCGAGGTGTGGTGCAGCTTCCTTGTGAGGGCATATAAAATTCTCCCTGAATACCTTCTCAGTCTCCTTGAAAACAGTACAGTAGCTCGGGTCGCGCTTGAGCAATCCATTTTCCTTGAGAAACTTTACAGCGTAGTACCGGGGCCTGAGCCGGGCCTCTAGGCTGTAACCGAGTAATACCGACTGCTGAGCAATGTAGGACGGTTCCAAGCCCACCTCGGAGATGAAGAACTCAGACCTACGCTGCAGCGATTCCTTTGACCTTGTCAGCATCAATGGAGCCCTAGAAACAGCAATGCCCACCTCAGCATCGGTCCACGTGAAGGTGCTCTTCAGGTACTCCACTCTGGCTGTAATCTCCGCCTCGCTCATGAACGCAACGGCATGCAGCGCGTGCCTGAACATCCCAGAACCACGGGGCACACCTATGTTTTCGGCGCATGCCACCATCGCCTGGAGATGCTGCAGGTTGGCGGTGATCATCCTCGGTCTTTGGATGCACAGCTTGGCAATATCGCAAGCACCTAACCCGCACTCACGCAGGAAGACGACATTGGGCTTGACCACCCTCTCGAGGCTGTGCGAGAGGAAATCGCAGAACTTCATGGCCCGTAGGAGGTTCTCCGAGGAGCCGAAAAGGTGCAGGTAGTACTGCAGCTTGGAGACTGTGTCTTCTTTGCGGAATCTGTGGACGGCGAGCGAGGCAAGGCGCGCAATGTCGGAGCGCGATAGCCCGAGGTCAGAGAGCCCGACGACGACGGGCGCCAGGGTTCTCTCCACGCTGGCGCAGAGTGACCTGGGGTCCCTGGCGACGACCGCGGCGACATCGGCGGCGGAGaggccgaggccggcgaggaaggcgagcACGGCGTCGGGCTTGGCGGGGGACTTGAGGCGGGGGAGCTTGGCGGAGGCCTTGACGGCCTGTGGTCGGGTGAGGCCGCAGGCGGCGACGAGGTAGTCCTCGACGGCGAAGCTAGGGTTTGGGGAAACGGCTAGCGGGGCCGCGGAGAGGAGGCGGTGGGGGCGGAATGGAGTGGGCGGTGCggagggcgaggagaggaggcgggtgAGGACGCA is a window of Triticum dicoccoides isolate Atlit2015 ecotype Zavitan chromosome 2B, WEW_v2.0, whole genome shotgun sequence DNA encoding:
- the LOC119367141 gene encoding transcription termination factor MTERF5, chloroplastic-like; its protein translation is MIRLRSCVLTRLLSSPSAPPTPFRPHRLLSAAPLAVSPNPSFAVEDYLVAACGLTRPQAVKASAKLPRLKSPAKPDAVLAFLAGLGLSAADVAAVVARDPRSLCASVERTLAPVVVGLSDLGLSRSDIARLASLAVHRFRKEDTVSKLQYYLHLFGSSENLLRAMKFCDFLSHSLERVVKPNVVFLRECGLGACDIAKLCIQRPRMITANLQHLQAMVACAENIGVPRGSGMFRHALHAVAFMSEAEITARVEYLKSTFTWTDAEVGIAVSRAPLMLTRSKESLQRRSEFFISEVGLEPSYIAQQSVLLGYSLEARLRPRYYAVKFLKENGLLKRDPSYCTVFKETEKVFRENFICPHKEAAPHLEEDYDAACKGEVPTNFRFT